CGCGGAGCGGTCCGCGGCGGCGGCGGCCTTGGCGGCGGTCGCCGCCTCGCCGCCGTGCGGCGGCCTGCCGGTGCGCAGCAGCAGACGGAGAACGGACAGACCGACCACGGCGGTGCCCGTGACGTCGACGGCCAGGCGGAGCGCGGGCAGCGTGACCCCGGTGAGGCCGTCCGCCGCAGGCGTCGTCGAGCGATCGAACGCGGTGGCGAGAGCGAGACCGAGCGTCAGCCCGAGCAGCGCCCCCGCCCCCGCCGTGAGCAGCGGAGCGCCGAGTGGTCCACGACCGCTCGTTGATCCACTAGTACTACTCACCAGTACTGCTCACTACTTCTGGCCGATGGGACCGTTCGTTACCCCTTGGACGTGTCGCCGCCACCGAAACGGATCCCCACCGTGACTCCGACGGCGAGCAGGACGGCGGCTCCCGCGATCCACGGCCAGACCGGCATGCCCTCCTCCGTCGAGGCCTCGTCGGCGGAGCCGTCCGCCGACGCCTCGTCGTCCGCGGGCTGCGGCGGGACGTCGCCGTCGCCTGCCTCGGTCAGGGTGAAGGTCGTGCTTCCCCGCACCGTGTGGCCGTCCGCGGACAGCACCCGGAAGCCCACGGTGTACTCGCCTGCCGGGCCGAGCGGGTGCACCGTCGTGCTGACGGTCTCGCCGTCGACGGTCGCCTCGC
This genomic stretch from Actinoalloteichus hoggarensis harbors:
- a CDS encoding copper resistance CopC family protein; the protein is MTMRRGVAWVLAAAVIGLGMVGTATPASAHNVLIDSSPENGAEIDTAPDRIDLVFDQIVQPGFNTVTVTGPDQNRWEETSEATVDGETVSTTVHPLGPAGEYTVGFRVLSADGHTVRGSTTFTLTEAGDGDVPPQPADDEASADGSADEASTEEGMPVWPWIAGAAVLLAVGVTVGIRFGGGDTSKG